Genomic segment of Candidatus Eremiobacteraceae bacterium:
TCGCGTTCGGCCGCAACGGCTTGCTCGGCCACGCGCTCGCCATCGCAGGCATCCACATCTCGTTCACCCTAATCGCGGTGATCATGGCGCAGACGCTGGTCGCGGCGCCGCTCTACGTCATCGCCGCGACGAACGCGTTCCAACGCATCGATCCGGAGCTCGTGGACGCCGCCGCCACGCTGCGCGCTTCCTTTACCTATACCGCGTGGCGCGTCATCATCCCACCCGCGCTGCCGGCACTGGGCGCCGCGCTGGCGCTCGCATGGGCGCGGGCGCTCGGCGAGTTCGGCGCGACCATCACCTTTGCCGGCAATCTCCCCGGCGTCACGCAGACCATGCCGATCGCCGTCTACATCGAGGGGCAAGACGATCTGGACGCGGCGGTCGCGATTTCGCTGATCCTGCTGTTGGTCTCGTTCGTCGTGCTGGCCGGCGCACGCATGATGCAGTCGCGAGTGACGGAATGAGCCTGGCGGCTGACTTCAGCGCGCGCCGCGACGGCTTCGCGCTCAACTTCGCGATCGATGTTGAAGCGGGCGAAACGGTTGCGGTGGTCGGGCAAAGCGGCGCGGGGAAGACGACGGCGC
This window contains:
- a CDS encoding ABC transporter permease, which produces MASAATHSQRAALRDGTLAGAGVVFAGLLLALVAVALVGLLAHRPASATPWWFFAELQRAVVRQALVVSLESTLVSAIVILVCGTPLALLLSRRFPGRELLETFVSLPVVLPPVVAGLALLLAFGRNGLLGHALAIAGIHISFTLIAVIMAQTLVAAPLYVIAATNAFQRIDPELVDAAATLRASFTYTAWRVIIPPALPALGAALALAWARALGEFGATITFAGNLPGVTQTMPIAVYIEGQDDLDAAVAISLILLLVSFVVLAGARMMQSRVTE